The genomic interval CCGCCTTGCCGGTCTTCTCGCTCTCCTCCTGAGCCGGACGCGGCAGCGTATGCAAGGGGCGAAGATCCGGCGGCGACCCGACCACAGCCTTCTTGCCGGCGGCCAACGGCGAGGGCTGCGGGGCGACCGGCGCCACGGCGAAGAGTTGCGGCATGACGCCCCGGGCGGCCCCGCCCGCCGCTGGCGGAACGGAAGGGAGAGTCGGCGGAGGTTTGGGTGGGTCGCGGTCCTGACATCGGGCGGCGGTGACGACCGGGGCGGGCGGTGGCCTGACAGCCGTGCGCGTCGCCTCCTTGGAGGGAAGGTGTTCCTGCTCGGCCCGGGGTGGGCCACCGCCGCCCGGCGTGACAACCGCACTCGAGCTCGACGACTCCTCGCTGGCAATTAGCGACAGCACATGACTGCCCGCCAGGGGCCCGGGCCCCGGGCCCTTCTCGTTCTTGCGCCTCCATTCATTGTTGTCGAAGACATAGAGCTGCTCCATGGTCCGGACGGCCGCTGTCAGCTTCTCCAGCGCCAGCTGGTTGCTGCTCGCCGCCCTGGCGCTGCCTCCTCCTCGTTTCTCTGCCGCCGGCGGACTCCCCACCGGACCCCGGCTGCCCGCCGCCTCGTGGAGTGGAAGGCGCCCCGACGCCCTGTGCACGAAGACGGAACCGTTCTTCATGGCAGGCTCAGCGTCCTCGACCTCAGGCCGGACTCCGGGCAGCTCCTTTCTGCTGACTGCCTGACACTTGATGACGATGGGCAGTGGGGCTCCGCTACcgcccccgcccccgccccctCGCTGCTCGGCCGCCGGCTCGACGCCCGGGCTCGGACCCAGACCACCGCCGTCTAGCGTCATGACATGGTAGGAGCTCTTCACCAGCTTCCTCACGTCCCTCACCTGGTGGATGGGCGCCTGCAACTTGTGGATGTTGTCGCGAACATCGCGCACTGTGAAGGGGGGCGCGCGCACACGGCCGTCGTCTGCGCGCTCCCCGCCCGCCGCCGGACACCTGCCATCGCTCGTCCCCTTGCTTGGGCCGCCGGTGCTGCCCGTCAGCTTGGGCGTCAGCAGCTTAGCGATGCTGAACGGGCTCTGCCCTCCGCCCTTAACGTTCCTCAGTCGGATCTTGATCTCGGGCGACCTGGAAGGGATGTTGCCATCGCCACCCGCCGCCCGGATTTGCTCACCCTCCGTCAACGTGTTTTTGACGTTGGCCGCCAGCGGTTCGCTTCTGCCGCTGCCGGGAGCCTTATGGATGCTGGGCACAAAGAGGTGAGACATTTTGGTATCTTTGCAGTGCGGGTGGCCACCAATTTCCGCACGGACGCGCTGCGCCGGCTTGCTGCCGGGACCGGGCGTTCGCTGCTCACCCTCCTTCCACGACCTGAAAGCGCTGTGCTGACTCCGTTGCAATGTGCCCTTGCACCCGTCCCCGGACTCACCTGTCGTCAGCCGGGCGTTGCTTGGCGCCGAAGGGTGGTCACAAGGCGCAGCTTCTCCGCCGCTCTCCCCCGGGACGGGGGAAGTTTCCACGCTTCCGCCGGAAAGCCTGTTGGAATTCGGTTCCACCTCACGCTGCGACGGAGGCGCCTTAGGAAATTCGGCGGCAGATGGACTCGTTCGACCGGCGAACGATGTGTCGGTAATCTCCCCCCGCTCCATCTTGAGCTCCTGTTCGAATTGCATTTTCTTCCAGATGACATTTTGCAAGAGATTGGAGGCgaacttggatttcttctgcgcGCCATCCATTGCCTCCGCTGTCTTGCTGATCCCCCTGCTGCTTTCGCCTCCCTCCTCCCTTGGCGTGCACTCGGTAACCTCATCGGCGCAACGCGATCCGACCACACCTCGGGCCAACTCCACTCGCCTTTCGCTCTCTCGCCTGCCTGAGATGTGCTCCTTGACATCGTATCTGAAGTTTAAGGTCTCGGTTAAAGTTATAACCCTGGATCCAATCTGTTCAAATTTCCCGGACAGATGCAGTTGCTGTTTGGAGGTTTGCATGTCCGCCGGGTGTCCATGTTTCGCGTTAACGGGAGTAGGAAGGTGCGTTGATTCCTCACGTTGGTTTCCGCTTCCTTGCCTAACGCCTAATTTTGCACTTTTGGTCGGAAATTCAACCTGCCCTTTCTCGCCCGCAGTGTTGCGGCACTTGAGGTCGATGTAAGTGGCGCAGCGGTTAAGCGGAACGATCTCGTCCGAC from Hypanus sabinus isolate sHypSab1 chromosome 3, sHypSab1.hap1, whole genome shotgun sequence carries:
- the LOC132391813 gene encoding uncharacterized protein C4orf54 homolog, which codes for MLRLHFSLAAARSAPVNGAGTSTGKSLPRALGAPLPARPSPTSGGVTAKGGGEPRRRREEREWRKDTENSGGGSVSGANSEAGSMVRKGQSSGTPRRICADAEENQADESDHSGYDTAVGYSDFYESFSECAESPPSNGDAGTEDLRSCLGSQAGWKAPVSNSEPDGSSSSSVLLWEHMQPCSGDEAHYISTHEIQLYELDHDGECELGAGWDEEGSSACYSCRDSSSFESDTSEGSCRTPLGTSGVGDLPPASDAVSPIRPVTGVRDTSPLKSRPESEDSAERLHLSIQADSHAGGEQNGAQEKRNSPAANFSESGDQCKTKSQTVGDDAKDVNSHRNVPPSAGTKPFWKAFGNSSGTSSAVSELDDADKEVRSLTARTFRSLACAGDEYLDTFSADCRTSTEQSSDEIVPLNRCATYIDLKCRNTAGEKGQVEFPTKSAKLGVRQGSGNQREESTHLPTPVNAKHGHPADMQTSKQQLHLSGKFEQIGSRVITLTETLNFRYDVKEHISGRRESERRVELARGVVGSRCADEVTECTPREEGGESSRGISKTAEAMDGAQKKSKFASNLLQNVIWKKMQFEQELKMERGEITDTSFAGRTSPSAAEFPKAPPSQREVEPNSNRLSGGSVETSPVPGESGGEAAPCDHPSAPSNARLTTGESGDGCKGTLQRSQHSAFRSWKEGEQRTPGPGSKPAQRVRAEIGGHPHCKDTKMSHLFVPSIHKAPGSGRSEPLAANVKNTLTEGEQIRAAGGDGNIPSRSPEIKIRLRNVKGGGQSPFSIAKLLTPKLTGSTGGPSKGTSDGRCPAAGGERADDGRVRAPPFTVRDVRDNIHKLQAPIHQVRDVRKLVKSSYHVMTLDGGGLGPSPGVEPAAEQRGGGGGGGSGAPLPIVIKCQAVSRKELPGVRPEVEDAEPAMKNGSVFVHRASGRLPLHEAAGSRGPVGSPPAAEKRGGGSARAASSNQLALEKLTAAVRTMEQLYVFDNNEWRRKNEKGPGPGPLAGSHVLSLIASEESSSSSAVVTPGGGGPPRAEQEHLPSKEATRTAVRPPPAPVVTAARCQDRDPPKPPPTLPSVPPAAGGAARGVMPQLFAVAPVAPQPSPLAAGKKAVVGSPPDLRPLHTLPRPAQEESEKTGKAVSQQKPPLPPPPPEHENYLTIPVKKPPAAAREPSPPVVYQHQQAQLVRLTPPLSPGKVQPVPPVLMDSPTMPYFPMPQTQRRMLLDPATGQYYLVDTPVQPARRRLYDPETGQYVDLPLPQQPVAPMPVPMSPIAINPGTYGPTYMIYPGFLPPPPTMLPTLPPAPDTEYSEAGKASSVPKPQTEPQYLESPYYFPTGKSMTSGQTTTGRVCKGPSEAKPVISITSQQGPRIIAPPSFDGTTMSFVVEHR